In the genome of Calliopsis andreniformis isolate RMS-2024a chromosome 10, iyCalAndr_principal, whole genome shotgun sequence, one region contains:
- the Gli gene encoding carboxyl ester lipase-like protein Gli isoform X1 translates to MAAYGLCPSFGRVSFLLCFFTIVVLCQEQISPSSRYFSRDGVYVPPNEHDHRTDTYIYKDRRYGYRPSYLDPVYREPAKVASEDRYPYEDTTSRLPLPGVLGGWREDLQGRERPDSKTLGRDVTVTTSYGQVQGFKVYLYDDPRIRHKQWNLSVERSTKNVNVFLGIPYAMPPIREGRFKPPRPHKGWQLLQAVDWGPACPQPSAYTGVTKGVRDVNEDCLYLNIFTPSIGSGLAQPYAVMFYIHGGEFTHGASNLFPAHMLSAFYNVVVVSINYRLGALGFLSTGDENSPGNYGILDQAMALRWVYDNIRAFNGNPDAITLFGPGAGAASAGLLMVAPRTREMVSKVIAQSGSALADWAVIIDKYRAQNTSRVYAEMLGCSIESSWKLIQCLKDGRTFLELGNSELKPHVGTFPWAPVLDINFTVPSDNWYEDWRESDWRFFLETPEESIKNYRFKHNLAYMTGVTTQEAAYIIYNNATLRRSEYIIDPETFDQKVWELILQYNYTLNPQGVYEAIKYMYTYWPDPKNVTHIRDQYINLLSDFHYVAPFDKITKLLVEKHVPTYLYVLNTTIEALRLPHWRRVPHDIELLWLSGAPFMDIEFFPQKWKLKRDMWTDNDRNMSHFFMEAYANFAKYGNPTPSQILGLHFDVAKPGQLRYLNINTTFNSSILLNYRQTESAFWSVYLPTVIGRLVPTYPPVTEYWWEPKQPLQIAFWSVSVACLLLIVLSVVCCMLWRNAKRQSDHYYSGDILMVRDDEPSEGIENLTRTSKENVYEYRDAPPVRSRMPRQNEVKLQERLAHNRKFSSTPSLRSNSNLSLKDMRSEGFVTSSPNGHPKLSKAMSQSSLSKSKSKTQLVQGVPQTAV, encoded by the exons ATGGCCGCGTATGGGCTGTGCCCGTCGTTCGGTCGCGTCTCTTTTCTTTTGTGTTTCTTCACGATTGTAGTGTTGTGTCAGGAACAAATATCGCCTAGTAGCCGATACTTTAGCCGCGATGGTGTATATGTGCCACCAAACGAGCATGATCATCGAACCGACACTTATATTTACAAAGATAGGAGGTATGGGTATCGTCCCAGTTACCTGGACCCTGTTTACAGAGAACCCGCTAAAGTTGCTTCGGAGGATCGATATCCTTATGAG GATACAACTTCGAGACTTCCTTTACCAGGAGTATTGGGTGGCTGGCGAGAAGATCTTCAAGGAAGAGAGCGCCCTGATTCTAAAACTTTAGGCAGGGATGTCACTGTTACCACATCTTATGGCCAAGTACAAGGATTTAAAGTTTATCTGTACGACGATCCACGTATAAGACATAAACAATGGAACTTATCAGTTGAAAGATCTACAAAGAATGTTAATGTATTTCTGGGTATTCCCTATGCTATGCCACCTATAAGGGAAGGTCGTTTTAAGCCCCCTAGACCTCATAAAGGTTGGCAATTGTTACaagctgtggattggggaccagcatGTCCTCAACCTAGTGCATATACTGGTGTCACGAAAGGAGTTCGAGATGTAAATGAAGATTgtttgtatttgaatatttttacacCGTCAATTGGTTCTGGACTGGCTCAGCCATATGCAGTTATGTTTTATATACATGGTGGAGAATTCACTCATGGAGCTAGTAATTTGTTTCCTGCTCATATGCTGTCTGCATTTTATAACGTTGTTGTCGTATCCATTAATTATCGATTAGGAGCACTAGGATTCTTGAGCACAGGAGATGAAAACAGTCCTGGAAATTATGGAATTTTAGACCAAGCTATGGCATTACGATGGGTTTATGATAATATTAGGGCTTTTAATGGTAATCCTGATGCAATAACACTTTTTGGACCTGGTGCTGGTGCAGCAAGTGCTGGATTATTAATGGTTGCACCTAGAACTAGAGAAATGGTATCAAAAGTAATAGCCCAATCAGGTTCTGCATTGGCAGATTGGGCAGTTATAATAGATAAATACAGAGCACAGAACACATCCAGGGTATATGCAGAAATGCTTGGCTGCAGTATAGAAAGTAGTTGGAAATTAATCCAGTGTTTGAAAGATGGCAGAACCTTTCTTGAATTGGGTAATTCTGAACTAAAACCACACGTTGGAACGTTTCCATGGGCACCAGTATTAGATATCAATTTTACTGTACCAAGTGATAATTGGTATGAAGATTGGAGAGAATCAGATTGGCGTTTCTTTCTGGAAACACCAGAAGAAAGTATTAAGAATTACAGATTTAAACATAATTTGGCTTACATGACTGGTGTAACTACGCAAGAAGCAGcatatattatat acAACAATGCAACATTGAGAAGGAGTGAGTATATAATAGATCCAGAAACATTTGACCAAAAAGTCTGGGAATTAATTCTTCAATACAATTACACCCTTAATCCCCAGGGTGTTTATGAAGCTATAAAATACATGTATACATACTGGCCAGATCCCAAAAATGTTACACACATTCGCGATCAGTATATCAAT TTATTATCCGATTTCCATTATGTGGCTCCTTTTGACAAAATTACAAAACTGCTGGTAGAAAAACATGTGCCCACTTATTTATATGTGTTAAATACAACTATAGAAGCATTAAGATTGCCACATTGGCGGAGAGTACCCCATGATATTGAACTTCTTTGGCTGTCAGGGGCACCTTTCATGGATAttg AATTCTTTCCTCAGAAATGGAAATTAAAGCGAGACATGTGGACAGACAACGATCGTAATATGAGTCATTTTTTTATGGAAGCGTATGCAAACTTTGCAAAGTACGG AAATCCTACACCTTCACAAATTTTGGGATTACACTTCGATGTTGCCAAACCTGGGCAACTACGGTATTTGAATATTAATACTACTTTCAATAGTTCAATCTTATTGAACTATCGACAAACTGAAAGTGCGTTCTGGTCTGTTTATTTGCCAACTGTTATCGGTCGTCTGGTACCCACATATCCTCCTGTTACTGAA TATTGGTGGGAACCGAAACAACCCCTACAAATTGCCTTTTGGTCAGTCTCTGTGGCTTGTTTGTTGTTGATAGTACTTTCGGTAGTGTGCTGTATGCTTTGGCGTAATGCCAAAAG ACAATCTGATCACTATTATAGCGGAGACATCCTCATGGTACGAGACGATGAGCCATCGGAGGGAATCGAGAATTTAACTCGTACCTCCAAAGAGAACGTCTACGAATATCGAGATGCGCCACCAGTTAGATCCCGAATGCCACGACAAAACGAAGTAAAGTTACAAGAACGATTAGCTCACAATAGAAAGTTTAGTTCAACCCCATCCCTCAGAAGTAATTCTAATCTGTCGCTGAAGGACATGCGTTCCGAAGGATTTGTTACCAGTTCACCAAACGGTCATCCTAAGTTAAGCAAAGCGATGAGTCAGTCTTCGTTATCTAAAAGTAAAAGCAAGACACAGCTGGTTCAAGGTGTTCCACAAACAGCTGTGTAA
- the Gli gene encoding carboxyl ester lipase-like protein Gli isoform X2, with amino-acid sequence MAAYGLCPSFGRVSFLLCFFTIVVLCQEQISPSSRYFSRDGVYVPPNEHDHRTDTYIYKDRRYGYRPSYLDPVYREPAKVASEDRYPYEDTTSRLPLPGVLGGWREDLQGRERPDSKTLGRDVTVTTSYGQVQGFKVYLYDDPRIRHKQWNLSVERSTKNVNVFLGIPYAMPPIREGRFKPPRPHKGWQLLQAVDWGPACPQPSAYTGVTKGVRDVNEDCLYLNIFTPSIGSGLAQPYAVMFYIHGGEFTHGASNLFPAHMLSAFYNVVVVSINYRLGALGFLSTGDENSPGNYGILDQAMALRWVYDNIRAFNGNPDAITLFGPGAGAASAGLLMVAPRTREMVSKVIAQSGSALADWAVIIDKYRAQNTSRVYAEMLGCSIESSWKLIQCLKDGRTFLELGNSELKPHVGTFPWAPVLDINFTVPSDNWYEDWRESDWRFFLETPEESIKNYRFKHNLAYMTGVTTQEAAYIIYNNATLRRSEYIIDPETFDQKVWELILQYNYTLNPQGVYEAIKYMYTYWPDPKNVTHIRDQYINLLSDFHYVAPFDKITKLLVEKHVPTYLYVLNTTIEALRLPHWRRVPHDIELLWLSGAPFMDIEFFPQKWKLKRDMWTDNDRNMSHFFMEAYANFAKYGNPTPSQILGLHFDVAKPGQLRYLNINTTFNSSILLNYRQTESAFWSVYLPTVIGRLVPTYPPVTEYWWEPKQPLQIAFWSVSVACLLLIVLSVVCCMLWRNAKR; translated from the exons ATGGCCGCGTATGGGCTGTGCCCGTCGTTCGGTCGCGTCTCTTTTCTTTTGTGTTTCTTCACGATTGTAGTGTTGTGTCAGGAACAAATATCGCCTAGTAGCCGATACTTTAGCCGCGATGGTGTATATGTGCCACCAAACGAGCATGATCATCGAACCGACACTTATATTTACAAAGATAGGAGGTATGGGTATCGTCCCAGTTACCTGGACCCTGTTTACAGAGAACCCGCTAAAGTTGCTTCGGAGGATCGATATCCTTATGAG GATACAACTTCGAGACTTCCTTTACCAGGAGTATTGGGTGGCTGGCGAGAAGATCTTCAAGGAAGAGAGCGCCCTGATTCTAAAACTTTAGGCAGGGATGTCACTGTTACCACATCTTATGGCCAAGTACAAGGATTTAAAGTTTATCTGTACGACGATCCACGTATAAGACATAAACAATGGAACTTATCAGTTGAAAGATCTACAAAGAATGTTAATGTATTTCTGGGTATTCCCTATGCTATGCCACCTATAAGGGAAGGTCGTTTTAAGCCCCCTAGACCTCATAAAGGTTGGCAATTGTTACaagctgtggattggggaccagcatGTCCTCAACCTAGTGCATATACTGGTGTCACGAAAGGAGTTCGAGATGTAAATGAAGATTgtttgtatttgaatatttttacacCGTCAATTGGTTCTGGACTGGCTCAGCCATATGCAGTTATGTTTTATATACATGGTGGAGAATTCACTCATGGAGCTAGTAATTTGTTTCCTGCTCATATGCTGTCTGCATTTTATAACGTTGTTGTCGTATCCATTAATTATCGATTAGGAGCACTAGGATTCTTGAGCACAGGAGATGAAAACAGTCCTGGAAATTATGGAATTTTAGACCAAGCTATGGCATTACGATGGGTTTATGATAATATTAGGGCTTTTAATGGTAATCCTGATGCAATAACACTTTTTGGACCTGGTGCTGGTGCAGCAAGTGCTGGATTATTAATGGTTGCACCTAGAACTAGAGAAATGGTATCAAAAGTAATAGCCCAATCAGGTTCTGCATTGGCAGATTGGGCAGTTATAATAGATAAATACAGAGCACAGAACACATCCAGGGTATATGCAGAAATGCTTGGCTGCAGTATAGAAAGTAGTTGGAAATTAATCCAGTGTTTGAAAGATGGCAGAACCTTTCTTGAATTGGGTAATTCTGAACTAAAACCACACGTTGGAACGTTTCCATGGGCACCAGTATTAGATATCAATTTTACTGTACCAAGTGATAATTGGTATGAAGATTGGAGAGAATCAGATTGGCGTTTCTTTCTGGAAACACCAGAAGAAAGTATTAAGAATTACAGATTTAAACATAATTTGGCTTACATGACTGGTGTAACTACGCAAGAAGCAGcatatattatat acAACAATGCAACATTGAGAAGGAGTGAGTATATAATAGATCCAGAAACATTTGACCAAAAAGTCTGGGAATTAATTCTTCAATACAATTACACCCTTAATCCCCAGGGTGTTTATGAAGCTATAAAATACATGTATACATACTGGCCAGATCCCAAAAATGTTACACACATTCGCGATCAGTATATCAAT TTATTATCCGATTTCCATTATGTGGCTCCTTTTGACAAAATTACAAAACTGCTGGTAGAAAAACATGTGCCCACTTATTTATATGTGTTAAATACAACTATAGAAGCATTAAGATTGCCACATTGGCGGAGAGTACCCCATGATATTGAACTTCTTTGGCTGTCAGGGGCACCTTTCATGGATAttg AATTCTTTCCTCAGAAATGGAAATTAAAGCGAGACATGTGGACAGACAACGATCGTAATATGAGTCATTTTTTTATGGAAGCGTATGCAAACTTTGCAAAGTACGG AAATCCTACACCTTCACAAATTTTGGGATTACACTTCGATGTTGCCAAACCTGGGCAACTACGGTATTTGAATATTAATACTACTTTCAATAGTTCAATCTTATTGAACTATCGACAAACTGAAAGTGCGTTCTGGTCTGTTTATTTGCCAACTGTTATCGGTCGTCTGGTACCCACATATCCTCCTGTTACTGAA TATTGGTGGGAACCGAAACAACCCCTACAAATTGCCTTTTGGTCAGTCTCTGTGGCTTGTTTGTTGTTGATAGTACTTTCGGTAGTGTGCTGTATGCTTTGGCGTAATGCCAAAAGGTAA